The following are from one region of the Lacinutrix sp. Bg11-31 genome:
- the pruA gene encoding L-glutamate gamma-semialdehyde dehydrogenase, which translates to MGKGFFNVPIAVNEPVRAYAPGCEYREAISKAYKEMYNSTLDVPMYINGKDVKTGNTKPMSPPHDHKHVVGHYHLAEKSHVDEAISTALEARTNWAEMPWEHRAGIFLKAAELIAGPYRARINAATMMAQSKTIHQAEIDASCELIDFLRFNVQFMTDMYHEQPESTSGAWNRVEYRPLEGFVYAVTPFNFTAIAGNLPACMAMMGNVVVWKPSDSQIYSAKVIMDVFDEAGVPPGVINVVFGDPVMITETVLASPDFSGLHFTGSTYIFKELWKQIGNNIHNYKTYPKIVGETGGKDFIVAHKTANPAQVATAIARGSFEFQGQKCSAASRAYVSKSIWKDVKEQLVRDVKSFKMGSPADMENFVTAVIHEGSFDKLAKYIDQAKADKNAEIIVGGGHDKSKGYFIEPTVIVTNDPKYTTMCEELFGPVMTIYVFEDEDYSKTLKIVDETSDYALTGAILAKDRYAVVEATKALQNCAGNFYINDKPTGAVVGQQPFGGARGSGTNDKAGSILNLQRWVSPRMIKETFVTPTDYRYPFLGE; encoded by the coding sequence ATGGGAAAAGGATTTTTTAACGTACCAATCGCAGTAAACGAACCTGTAAGAGCTTATGCTCCTGGTTGTGAGTATCGTGAAGCTATTTCTAAAGCTTACAAAGAAATGTACAACAGTACTTTAGATGTGCCAATGTATATTAATGGAAAGGATGTAAAGACTGGAAACACTAAGCCAATGTCTCCTCCACACGATCACAAACATGTTGTTGGACACTACCATTTAGCAGAAAAATCTCACGTTGACGAAGCTATTTCTACAGCTTTAGAAGCAAGAACAAACTGGGCAGAAATGCCTTGGGAACATAGAGCTGGAATATTTTTAAAAGCTGCCGAATTAATTGCAGGACCATACAGAGCTAGAATTAATGCTGCCACGATGATGGCACAATCTAAAACAATACACCAAGCAGAAATTGATGCTTCTTGTGAGCTTATTGATTTTTTACGTTTCAACGTACAGTTCATGACAGACATGTACCATGAACAACCAGAAAGTACAAGTGGAGCTTGGAACCGTGTTGAATACAGACCTCTTGAAGGTTTTGTTTACGCTGTAACTCCATTTAACTTTACTGCTATTGCTGGAAACCTACCTGCTTGTATGGCAATGATGGGAAATGTTGTGGTTTGGAAACCTAGTGATTCTCAAATCTATTCTGCAAAAGTAATTATGGATGTTTTTGATGAAGCTGGTGTACCTCCTGGAGTAATAAATGTTGTTTTTGGAGATCCAGTAATGATTACTGAAACTGTATTAGCAAGTCCAGATTTTTCTGGATTGCACTTTACAGGTTCTACTTATATATTTAAAGAACTTTGGAAACAAATTGGAAACAATATCCATAACTACAAAACATACCCAAAAATTGTTGGAGAAACTGGTGGTAAAGATTTTATTGTTGCCCACAAAACAGCCAATCCTGCACAAGTAGCAACAGCTATTGCACGTGGTTCTTTTGAGTTTCAAGGACAAAAATGTAGTGCTGCTTCTCGTGCTTACGTTTCTAAAAGCATCTGGAAAGATGTTAAAGAACAATTAGTAAGAGATGTAAAATCTTTTAAAATGGGTTCTCCTGCAGATATGGAAAACTTTGTTACTGCAGTAATTCACGAAGGATCTTTTGATAAATTAGCAAAATACATTGACCAAGCGAAAGCCGATAAAAATGCTGAAATTATAGTTGGTGGTGGTCATGATAAAAGTAAAGGTTACTTTATTGAGCCTACTGTTATTGTAACAAACGACCCAAAATACACAACAATGTGTGAAGAATTATTTGGACCAGTAATGACTATTTATGTTTTTGAGGACGAAGACTATTCTAAAACATTAAAAATAGTAGACGAAACTAGTGACTACGCTTTAACTGGAGCTATTTTAGCAAAAGACAGATACGCAGTTGTTGAAGCTACAAAAGCATTACAAAACTGCGCAGGTAACTTCTATATTAACGATAAACCAACTGGTGCTGTTGTAGGCCAACAACCTTTTGGAGGCGCTAGAGGTTCTGGAACTAACGACAAGGCTGGAAGTATATTAAACTTACAACGTTGGGTATCACCAAGAATGATTAAAGAAACATTTGTAACACCAACAGATTACAGATATCCTTTCTTAGGAGAATAA
- a CDS encoding ATP-binding cassette domain-containing protein produces MIKIKELSKFYGKKKVLNTINLDFEKGKVYGIVGENGAGKTTLFRCIAGLEKFEGKIASDFNKIKDCLGLLLTEPFFFPKITGKEYIQLLANARGIELLNIESKNIFDLPLNQYASTYSTGMKKKLAITAILIQKNEIFILDEPFNGVDIQSNLIITEIIKELKQLNKTIIISSHIFSTLANTCNEIYLMKNGEIIKKVKQQDFNKLEAEMINFTIGNRIDKLELE; encoded by the coding sequence ATGATAAAAATTAAAGAACTATCTAAATTTTATGGCAAAAAAAAGGTTCTCAATACTATTAATCTAGATTTTGAAAAAGGCAAGGTATACGGAATTGTTGGCGAAAATGGAGCCGGAAAAACAACGCTATTTAGGTGTATTGCTGGTCTAGAAAAATTTGAAGGAAAAATAGCATCAGACTTTAACAAAATAAAAGATTGCTTAGGTCTCTTGCTTACAGAGCCTTTCTTTTTTCCTAAAATTACTGGAAAAGAATACATACAATTACTAGCAAATGCTAGAGGTATAGAATTATTAAATATTGAAAGTAAAAATATTTTCGACCTTCCGTTAAATCAATATGCATCGACATATTCTACAGGAATGAAAAAAAAATTAGCAATCACTGCTATTTTGATTCAAAAAAATGAAATATTTATTTTAGACGAACCTTTTAACGGAGTAGATATCCAAAGTAATTTAATTATAACCGAAATTATAAAAGAGTTAAAACAATTAAATAAAACAATTATTATTTCATCTCATATCTTTTCAACTCTAGCAAATACATGTAATGAGATTTATTTAATGAAAAATGGAGAAATAATTAAAAAGGTAAAACAACAAGATTTTAACAAACTAGAAGCAGAAATGATAAATTTCACCATAGGAAACCGAATTGACAAACTAGAGTTAGAATAA
- a CDS encoding Omp28-related outer membrane protein: MKIKSILKELVVLTFVVFAFACSSDDGNGGDGDGGTAAVATGITVSGNVSSAFVGEAVTFGVVDNLGVDVTSSSALTLAGVVIANPYTFGVAGSYDVTATNGTFTSSTTITVNDLPVPTAITLTTDEDAFWFDEGSATFTVMDDLGNNVTGVVTYAAESGALTNPATFTSAGEYNAVATFTLPDNSTITSNTVKLIAAESTHTTKVMVEDYTGTWCGYCPRLATALDDTVAQNANVIPVAIHDDNEMLFPYANQMESTFGVNGFPTGKVNRTITWNESTSQPISYLSNRQNMGLAINSSINGNTITAEVKVHYDLKVGSANRIVIYLLENGLVYNQVNYYNGDSSSPWYQAGNPIVGFVHNHTAREVFTDVFGDVIPAADTDTGSTFTGNYTLTVPGSVQNTNKLELVAFVVGPDNKVLNVQKADLGENKDFD; this comes from the coding sequence ATGAAAATTAAAAGTATTTTAAAAGAATTAGTAGTATTGACCTTTGTGGTCTTTGCATTTGCATGTAGTTCGGATGACGGAAATGGTGGTGATGGCGATGGTGGAACTGCTGCTGTTGCAACTGGAATTACAGTTAGTGGAAATGTATCAAGTGCTTTTGTTGGTGAAGCGGTAACGTTTGGTGTGGTTGACAACTTAGGAGTAGATGTAACATCTAGTTCTGCGCTTACACTTGCTGGAGTTGTAATAGCAAACCCTTATACATTTGGTGTAGCAGGAAGTTATGACGTAACGGCTACCAATGGTACTTTTACAAGTTCGACTACAATTACTGTTAACGATCTTCCTGTACCTACTGCAATAACACTTACTACAGATGAAGATGCTTTTTGGTTTGATGAAGGTAGTGCTACCTTTACAGTAATGGACGATTTAGGTAATAATGTAACTGGAGTTGTTACTTACGCAGCTGAGTCAGGAGCGTTAACTAATCCTGCGACTTTTACAAGTGCAGGCGAATATAATGCAGTAGCTACTTTTACATTACCAGATAATAGTACAATAACTTCAAATACAGTTAAATTAATAGCTGCTGAATCTACTCATACAACTAAAGTAATGGTAGAAGATTATACAGGTACTTGGTGTGGTTACTGCCCAAGATTAGCTACTGCTTTAGATGATACAGTTGCCCAAAATGCAAATGTAATTCCTGTTGCAATACATGATGATAATGAAATGTTATTTCCTTATGCAAATCAAATGGAGAGTACTTTTGGTGTGAATGGTTTCCCTACAGGAAAAGTTAATAGAACAATTACATGGAATGAATCTACTAGCCAGCCTATTAGCTATTTAAGTAATAGACAGAATATGGGATTAGCAATAAACTCTTCTATTAATGGTAATACAATTACTGCTGAAGTAAAAGTGCATTATGATTTAAAAGTTGGTTCAGCTAACAGAATTGTAATTTACTTATTAGAGAACGGTTTAGTTTATAACCAAGTAAATTATTACAATGGAGATTCTTCTAGTCCTTGGTATCAAGCTGGTAATCCAATTGTAGGTTTTGTTCATAATCATACAGCACGTGAAGTTTTTACAGATGTGTTTGGTGATGTTATTCCTGCTGCAGATACAGATACAGGGAGTACTTTTACAGGTAATTACACATTAACGGTTCCAGGAAGTGTTCAGAACACTAATAAATTAGAATTAGTTGCTTTTGTTGTTGGACCAGATAATAAAGTATTAAATGTTCAAAAGGCTGATTTAGGAGAAAATAAAGATTTCGACTAA
- the apaG gene encoding Co2+/Mg2+ efflux protein ApaG — protein MVQQVTKGIKISVETNFEGTFYKNYKIHYAFGYKVSIENQSKDSVQLNARHWVILDALNNAETVSGEGVIGKKPVLKPGESHIYSSGCLLTSPFGAMHGHYTMVNFTTTKKFDVAIPTFKLSAPFAIN, from the coding sequence ATGGTTCAACAAGTAACAAAAGGCATAAAAATTTCGGTAGAGACCAATTTTGAAGGCACATTTTATAAGAATTATAAAATACACTACGCTTTTGGATATAAGGTTTCTATAGAAAACCAGAGTAAAGACTCTGTGCAACTCAATGCAAGACATTGGGTAATACTTGATGCGCTAAATAATGCTGAAACTGTTTCTGGAGAAGGTGTTATTGGAAAAAAACCAGTTCTAAAACCTGGAGAATCTCATATCTATTCTTCTGGATGCTTATTAACCTCTCCTTTTGGAGCTATGCATGGTCATTACACAATGGTGAATTTTACTACTACTAAAAAGTTTGATGTCGCTATTCCTACTTTTAAATTGAGCGCTCCTTTTGCTATAAACTAA
- a CDS encoding T9SS type A sorting domain-containing protein, with translation MKHIYFIAILLLSSFGYSQQFRPLDFSNFNQSDLKTNLFVKNVSPLSSIAKNSDTYSMHGFLQQYKEFANNDANGLFDNFKNLQRFNQPINYSKTISIGLMHVEYETLNKDNLNNKDVSVDNKKVSRLNNNYIFNYNTSTLISPLASTKRGLETTFILNNDFYVNNTNTEIISIQADFNNGNGLTTLHFDIPVNANYINEGKKDITFIIKLSNGETITRYSSITIEATRKDTASSNKMTPSDITSSIVANLSTYPGATTHAGLAEYEVFLGADNTLDKPIFIIDGFDPSDTRNIAGLYGLLNFDNNGTTQNLADEVRNNDDFDVILINFPTYFVLSNGTLQSLTNSTDVNGDTVIDTLDYPGSILVDGGADFIERNAFNVVEIINLINTQKIGNQENVIIGPSMGGLITRYALNYMETNNLPHETRLWLSFDSPHLGANVPIGFQHLFNYLGYGLDTWAGDFSLEAVRPIVDGMLKSAAARQMLTDHFEPHLANGEIAAFNTNILLPVAHPYSATFFNDINSLTMSGFPETTRNVSFINGSGIGNPYQDKNLNDLVPGDKVIAAYLPGVATWTDAYFDTWFTPYAGQTIKIDDIWIDAPTLCFCDIHAEPDTKAFSYSNGIDAAPGGLFDLGALAAGMAGTDDTIDAFFAALTTNYFNFIPAVSGMALNTNSNIDWFQNINLGTGDTPWDNTTATNSQTPFVNWYMPDNNEPHVTLTQQNVAFALSEIIEGNTLSVSTFETDVIKVKNNPFNNVVTILSSNTIDNAIITIVDLTGKKVYNSQQTINNETSIALQIASGIYILTVEAKDNYIFKTKLIKQ, from the coding sequence ATGAAACATATTTACTTTATTGCTATTCTTCTACTCTCGTCTTTTGGTTATTCGCAACAATTCCGACCGTTGGATTTTTCTAATTTTAATCAATCTGATTTAAAGACCAATCTTTTTGTTAAAAATGTAAGTCCGTTGTCTTCTATTGCAAAAAATAGCGACACGTATTCAATGCATGGTTTTTTACAACAGTATAAAGAGTTTGCAAATAATGATGCTAATGGATTGTTCGATAACTTTAAAAATCTACAACGCTTTAATCAGCCAATAAATTACTCTAAAACTATTAGCATAGGACTTATGCATGTTGAATACGAAACATTAAACAAAGACAACCTCAACAATAAAGATGTTTCTGTAGATAATAAAAAAGTAAGTAGACTAAATAATAATTATATTTTTAACTATAACACTTCAACACTCATTTCGCCTTTAGCTTCAACAAAAAGAGGATTAGAAACTACTTTTATATTAAATAATGACTTTTATGTGAATAACACAAACACTGAAATTATATCTATTCAAGCCGATTTTAATAATGGCAATGGACTAACTACTTTGCATTTTGACATTCCAGTAAACGCTAATTATATAAATGAAGGCAAAAAGGATATTACTTTTATTATTAAACTATCTAATGGGGAAACTATAACAAGATATTCAAGTATTACAATTGAAGCCACTAGAAAAGATACAGCTTCTAGTAATAAAATGACACCATCTGATATTACATCTTCTATAGTTGCTAATCTATCTACTTATCCTGGAGCAACAACACATGCTGGTTTAGCTGAATACGAAGTCTTTTTAGGAGCAGATAACACCTTAGATAAACCTATTTTTATAATCGATGGTTTCGATCCAAGCGATACTAGAAACATCGCAGGATTATATGGTTTATTAAATTTTGACAATAATGGCACAACTCAAAATCTTGCAGACGAAGTAAGAAACAACGACGATTTCGATGTTATATTAATTAATTTCCCTACTTACTTTGTGCTTTCTAATGGTACACTACAATCTTTAACAAATTCTACAGATGTTAATGGAGATACTGTAATAGATACTTTAGATTATCCTGGCAGTATTTTAGTAGATGGTGGAGCAGATTTTATTGAGCGTAACGCATTTAATGTTGTCGAAATAATAAACCTAATTAACACACAAAAAATAGGCAACCAAGAGAATGTTATTATTGGTCCAAGTATGGGAGGACTTATTACTCGCTATGCCTTAAATTACATGGAAACCAATAATCTTCCTCACGAAACACGTTTGTGGCTATCTTTCGATTCTCCACATTTAGGAGCAAATGTTCCTATTGGTTTTCAGCACTTATTTAACTATTTAGGTTATGGATTAGATACTTGGGCTGGCGATTTTAGTCTTGAAGCTGTGAGACCTATTGTAGATGGCATGTTAAAATCTGCAGCAGCGAGGCAAATGCTTACAGATCATTTTGAGCCTCATTTAGCTAATGGAGAAATTGCAGCGTTTAATACTAATATTTTATTACCAGTAGCTCACCCATATTCTGCAACGTTCTTTAATGATATTAATAGTTTAACGATGTCTGGTTTTCCAGAAACAACAAGAAATGTTTCTTTTATTAATGGTAGCGGAATTGGAAATCCTTATCAAGATAAAAACTTAAACGATTTAGTACCAGGAGACAAAGTTATTGCTGCTTATTTACCTGGAGTCGCTACATGGACAGATGCTTATTTTGATACTTGGTTTACTCCATATGCTGGACAGACAATAAAAATAGACGACATATGGATTGATGCACCTACTCTCTGTTTTTGCGATATTCACGCAGAACCAGATACTAAAGCATTCTCTTATTCTAATGGTATCGATGCAGCTCCTGGTGGTTTATTCGATTTAGGCGCTTTAGCTGCAGGAATGGCTGGAACAGACGATACTATAGATGCTTTTTTTGCAGCTTTAACTACAAACTACTTTAACTTTATTCCAGCTGTAAGCGGAATGGCTTTAAACACAAATTCAAATATAGATTGGTTTCAAAATATTAATTTAGGAACAGGAGATACACCTTGGGATAACACAACAGCCACCAACTCACAAACACCATTTGTAAACTGGTATATGCCAGATAATAACGAGCCACATGTAACGTTAACTCAACAAAACGTTGCCTTCGCTTTAAGTGAAATTATAGAAGGCAATACACTTAGTGTTAGTACTTTTGAAACTGATGTTATTAAAGTAAAAAACAATCCTTTTAATAATGTAGTAACTATTTTAAGCTCTAATACAATTGATAATGCAATAATTACGATAGTAGATCTTACTGGTAAAAAGGTTTACAACTCACAACAAACTATTAATAACGAAACTTCAATTGCATTACAAATAGCTTCTGGCATTTATATATTGACTGTAGAAGCAAAAGACAACTATATATTTAAAACCAAATTGATTAAACAATAA
- a CDS encoding type IX secretion system plug protein domain-containing protein → MAFNVKQFLLFLLVSTSAFGQVEEINPTEEIKTIAFRGDTPESQLPILKLGEQLILEFDVLNGNEDDYYYEIKQYNYDWTPSVLVQSEYLDGFNEQRIRIWNNSFNTYQVYSHFTLTIPNEQTRGITKSGNYLITIYNEDDDIEFTRKFMVYEDIASVGVAIKRSRDVSEIKDKHTVDIAISSSSIRFNNPLETVKTVIIQNNNLRTAIKNIKPQYILGNELQYRYVKGTSFYAGNEYLYFENKDLRGANTGVQFIELKDLYNSYLYKNVLRANRAYTYNPDINGNFLITALDTDDPTTGADYAQVHFTLELNKLQKGQTIHVYGNFNNYAVDKSTQLTYYEENSTYEGKLLLKQGFYSYKYVIKNKDGSIDENAISGNFHQTENSYKVLVYYRDLGARYDRIIGLGEGNSVNITN, encoded by the coding sequence ATGGCATTTAACGTTAAACAGTTTTTATTATTTTTATTAGTATCTACTTCTGCATTTGGTCAAGTTGAAGAAATAAATCCTACCGAAGAGATAAAAACCATCGCTTTTAGAGGAGACACACCAGAAAGCCAGCTACCTATTTTAAAGTTAGGCGAACAACTAATTTTAGAATTTGATGTTTTAAACGGAAACGAAGACGATTACTACTATGAGATAAAACAATACAATTACGATTGGACACCTTCGGTTTTAGTACAATCTGAATATTTAGACGGTTTCAATGAGCAACGTATTAGAATATGGAACAATTCATTTAACACTTACCAAGTATATTCTCATTTTACACTAACAATCCCTAACGAGCAAACACGTGGCATAACAAAATCTGGAAATTATCTTATTACTATTTATAATGAAGATGACGATATAGAGTTTACTAGAAAGTTTATGGTTTACGAAGATATTGCTTCAGTTGGTGTAGCGATTAAACGTTCTAGAGATGTTAGCGAAATAAAAGACAAACACACTGTTGATATCGCTATTAGTTCTTCATCTATACGATTTAACAATCCATTAGAAACTGTAAAAACAGTAATTATTCAGAATAACAACTTAAGAACTGCTATTAAAAATATTAAACCGCAATACATTTTAGGCAACGAATTGCAATATAGATATGTAAAAGGAACCAGTTTTTATGCAGGGAACGAATACCTTTATTTTGAAAATAAAGATTTGAGAGGTGCAAATACAGGTGTTCAGTTTATAGAGTTAAAAGATCTCTATAACAGTTATTTATACAAAAATGTATTGAGAGCAAACAGAGCCTATACTTACAACCCAGATATTAATGGAAATTTTCTAATTACAGCTTTAGACACAGATGACCCAACTACTGGTGCAGATTATGCTCAGGTTCATTTTACATTAGAGTTAAACAAACTACAAAAGGGACAAACAATACATGTTTACGGCAACTTTAATAACTACGCAGTAGACAAAAGCACCCAACTAACATATTATGAGGAAAATAGCACTTACGAAGGTAAGTTGCTTTTAAAACAAGGTTTTTATAGCTACAAGTATGTTATAAAAAACAAAGACGGGAGCATTGATGAAAACGCTATTAGTGGTAATTTTCACCAAACCGAAAACAGCTATAAAGTATTAGTGTACTATAGAGATCTAGGCGCCAGGTACGATAGAATTATTGGCTTAGGAGAAGGGAATTCTGTAAATATCACAAATTAA
- a CDS encoding NRDE family protein, whose translation MCTVSIFYKGNNDFVLTSNRDEAPNRNAQSPEFYTINNTQLLMPKDEQSGGSWIGASNKNRIVCLLNGGFKLHKRKPKYRQSRGVVVTDLLTATNINTTIASYNFNDIEPFTIVIADWNTDLKFYELVWDSEQKHFQQLPLETKIWSSSTLYTEDKKQARRDWFEAFKSENELSSSSLLEFHKTAGKDNTDFGVVMDRGFVKTTSITQIEKIDTALEMQFYNLNTSEKTNKKFNLVETVNE comes from the coding sequence ATGTGTACAGTAAGTATTTTTTACAAAGGAAATAATGATTTTGTGTTAACCTCGAATAGAGACGAAGCACCAAATAGAAATGCGCAGTCTCCAGAATTTTATACTATTAATAATACTCAATTATTAATGCCTAAGGATGAGCAATCTGGAGGAAGTTGGATTGGAGCAAGTAATAAAAACAGGATAGTATGTTTGTTAAATGGTGGTTTTAAACTTCATAAAAGAAAACCAAAATACAGACAAAGTAGAGGTGTTGTAGTTACAGATTTGTTAACTGCCACTAACATTAATACAACTATAGCGTCTTATAATTTTAACGATATAGAGCCATTTACAATAGTAATTGCCGACTGGAATACAGATTTAAAATTCTATGAATTGGTTTGGGATTCTGAGCAAAAACATTTTCAACAGTTACCATTAGAAACTAAAATATGGTCGTCTTCTACTCTATATACTGAAGATAAAAAACAAGCAAGACGGGATTGGTTTGAAGCTTTTAAATCTGAAAATGAATTGTCTTCAAGTTCACTTTTAGAGTTTCATAAAACGGCAGGTAAAGATAATACAGACTTTGGTGTTGTTATGGATCGTGGTTTTGTAAAAACAACAAGTATTACTCAAATTGAAAAAATAGATACGGCTTTAGAAATGCAATTTTATAATTTGAATACTTCAGAAAAAACGAATAAAAAGTTTAATCTTGTTGAGACAGTAAATGAATAA
- a CDS encoding TlpA disulfide reductase family protein, whose protein sequence is MKHFFYLLVFAMSLNLSAQENLPTAEIKTLDGTTTTLQEISKDNSLIVVSLWATWCVPCKNELDAINDVYTDWQDETDVKLYAVSVDDSRTVSRVKPLVNGKAWDFDILLDTNNDLKRELGAATVPLTLIIKNGKIVYRHSGYTPGAEDILFEEIKKHS, encoded by the coding sequence ATGAAACATTTTTTTTACTTACTAGTATTTGCAATGAGCTTAAATCTTTCGGCTCAAGAAAATTTACCTACAGCAGAGATTAAAACTTTAGATGGTACGACTACCACTTTACAAGAAATTAGCAAAGACAATAGTTTAATTGTTGTTTCGTTATGGGCAACTTGGTGTGTGCCATGTAAAAACGAATTAGACGCCATTAACGATGTCTATACAGATTGGCAAGACGAAACAGACGTTAAATTGTACGCTGTTTCTGTAGACGATTCTAGAACAGTAAGTCGTGTTAAACCTTTAGTTAACGGAAAAGCTTGGGATTTCGATATTCTATTAGATACTAACAACGATCTAAAAAGAGAGCTAGGAGCTGCAACTGTACCTCTTACGTTAATTATTAAAAACGGGAAAATTGTTTATAGACATTCTGGCTACACTCCAGGAGCCGAAGACATCCTTTTTGAAGAAATAAAAAAACATTCTTAA
- a CDS encoding DUF6695 family protein, which translates to MNNQEENTGIIITLAYPDTIVSHAEEWYSPYLRFVGVGSKTSVRAGHAALVLINKETGVLEYHDFGRYITSEPNGRVRGVHTDNELHIPLEAEIKADDILNLDAILKFFATNPKLTHGDGRLVASVCNTINYKKARAHITNMQEQEFIYYAAFKKEACNCARFVTDSLIASLTNLKTKKALENSKWFTPSTVGNVLLANSGDYPFEVSDQGEIVEYKGSQKSENLKCFLDRLKNYKPNKVGTLIPKEVEGLHDKAQWLSGIAAGAWYEVYKMEMLNEYRYKRISPHGNIDCDAIYIAEDSSFNYEDEYKIIHYSNCHFFHLEQNKKVFRFNRKY; encoded by the coding sequence ATGAATAATCAAGAAGAAAACACAGGGATAATAATAACACTTGCCTATCCAGACACCATTGTTTCTCATGCCGAAGAATGGTACTCTCCTTATTTAAGATTTGTAGGAGTAGGAAGCAAAACAAGTGTGCGTGCAGGACATGCTGCATTGGTTTTAATAAATAAGGAGACAGGTGTTTTAGAATATCACGATTTTGGTCGTTATATAACATCAGAACCTAATGGACGTGTTCGTGGAGTTCATACAGATAACGAATTGCATATTCCGCTTGAAGCTGAGATAAAAGCAGATGACATTTTAAATCTAGACGCTATTTTAAAATTCTTTGCTACAAACCCTAAACTAACACATGGAGACGGAAGGTTGGTGGCTTCAGTTTGTAATACTATAAATTACAAAAAAGCAAGAGCTCATATTACTAACATGCAAGAGCAAGAGTTTATTTACTATGCAGCTTTTAAAAAAGAGGCTTGTAATTGTGCGCGTTTTGTAACAGATAGTTTAATTGCATCACTAACAAATTTAAAAACTAAAAAAGCTTTAGAGAACTCGAAATGGTTTACGCCAAGTACAGTTGGTAATGTTTTACTTGCTAATAGTGGTGATTATCCTTTTGAAGTTTCAGATCAAGGTGAGATTGTAGAGTATAAAGGTTCTCAAAAAAGTGAAAATCTAAAATGTTTTTTAGATAGGTTAAAAAATTACAAACCTAATAAAGTTGGAACGCTTATTCCTAAAGAAGTTGAAGGTCTCCATGATAAAGCACAGTGGCTTTCTGGGATTGCAGCTGGTGCCTGGTATGAAGTTTATAAAATGGAAATGCTAAACGAATATCGTTACAAACGTATTTCTCCTCATGGTAATATAGATTGCGATGCTATATATATTGCTGAAGATTCAAGTTTTAATTATGAAGATGAATATAAAATTATCCATTATTCAAACTGTCATTTCTTTCATTTAGAACAGAATAAAAAAGTATTTAGGTTTAATAGGAAGTATTAA